In the Colletotrichum lupini chromosome 4, complete sequence genome, GTAGACTGACTGACTGACCGTCTGCCCGGGGCCGCATGATTCTAAGGTGAACAAGAGACAAGTCTTTGCAATAGCAGTATCCTCTTGTGGGAAAACCTCTTACCCCTGAACAGACTGTCTATCAGCCACCGACTTTGGGCCATGTCAGTATTGTGTGGCAAGCGTATCACCTTGGGTTCCACACCGTGGAAGGTATGTAGAGCCTCCGGACACTCCGAGAGGCATACATGTTTCCCTCTCTCTGGATTGAGAAGATGGGTCTCAAATTGGGTCTGATATCCTGATGGCTTGAATTCCAAGGGCGAGGCATCAGTGGTTGAAGCGAGCTTCGGGTCGGTCATTCTTCGGTACTTGAGGAGAAGCTGAGGGAGAAGGGAGAGTTGGGGGTTTGGAATACTGCTCACCCATAGGCCGGTATTCAATAGTCAGAAGACTTCGTCAGTGTTGAGATGCCGGCTAAAAACTCGAGAGTGAGTCAGCCAGCCTCATGTCAACCAAAGTCACGGCCTCTTCCACAGAAACTCTCCACGACCTCATCCTCAGTCAACATCACCGGGGCCACACCAGCACAAAATTCAGTAAAATCTGTATCGTATTCTTCTACCTATTACATCCCATTCATCAAAGCCGAGCCCATGTTCAGTACACCTTGGCGAATTAACCCCTGAAAAGACAAAGTCAGCTTCTTGGTGTGTCCAGTATGTCCTTGAAAGAAATAAAGGTATCGTGACAACAAAATCAGACGTGATCAAACGTTTTCTCAGCAACCGCACATTGGTGCGTCTGAGTGAGCTGGGTAACGTGTAGGACTCATCATtttgggggagggggagagaggaagaaagaaaaagaggaacATACCATCGCGGAAGACCGTACAGCCAGGCGTGAGTAACCACACCGTCCCAAGTCCTTCCAAGGGGGAAATCTTGCCAGATGCTGACCAACAGCTCAGACTTCACACCAGCCAGAGACAGGTCTGCATTGTGGTGAAAGAGTTATTAGTATCATTGAGCCAGCACGCCCCCCCCAAAAGCTGAGGCGACGGGCCCGCTCCCATCTATGACACACAAAGAAACACAAGGAAAATTACAAATGTTCTAAGTTTGTTCCTCCTCCGGGCGAAAGAGCGTGAGGCTCCCTTTGCTGCCATCGCCCGGTAAGATCATTTCGTCTTTTTCTGCAATGATGCCCAACCCCACCCCAGTTCGCCAAAGGCACAAACATACAAACGTCGTCAGCCTCCCAGGTCGTCATACACGTCCGACTGTAGACCCTCACTGCTTATCACAGCAGGGCTCCTTTTTTCGTTTTTCAAAGTGTTGCCTCGCCAGCAGCGAGGGAACAATGCAGTAATACACAGTTGTGAAGAAAAGGCCACGCCTTGGAAAAAGTCATAGTCGCGCGGCCTGGCATGCCGTCAAGCCAAAGAATAAGGTGTCTCGTCACATCCAAACGCGTTAAGCCGTTGACATATCGGCAAACAGAGACCCTCAGATGCCTGTGCGGTCACCTGCGTATATACACTCCACAGAGTGGACGGCACCAAGATTGGCAAGGGGTTTACGCCTTGCGGGATCGAGGAGTGGAGGAGCCGTTGGCCTTGGCTCCGCTGGCCTTGGCGCTGCCGTTGGAGTGGCCGGCGACAGCCGAGGCAACGGCGTGAGGGTCGGGGAGGGGAGCCTGGCTCATGCGGCGGAGAGACTTGCGGGTCTGGGACTTGCCGCCCTTCTTGTAGGTTGCGAGGTAGAAGGAGATGAAGAGGACGAGGTAGGAGCTGAGGATACCGATACCAGCAAAGGCGGCAAACTCCTCACCGGCACACTCGCCCGCATTGGGCATCCAGGGGAAGTAGGTCGAGGTGAAGTAGGTGTAGGAGGCGAAGTAGACGAAGCCTGGGACAGTTAATACTTTGTTGACAGACGGACTGAGTGCAGCTTACCGAGATCGATGATGAACTGGATGATCTGGAAACGAGTGACCCACTCCTTCCACCAGATGCGAACGCCGCGGGCACTCTGGAAGTAGTACCAGTACATGACGACGTGGACGCCGAGGTTGAGGGTGATGGGAACCCATGAGACGGCAGTGGAGCCAATCAGCTGGGTGTAGCAGAGGAGAGCAGTCGCGCCGTGGTGGTAGCAGTGGAGGAAGGCTGTAGAGTGTCAGTCTCGAGGGTTACACAAACCAGGGAGGTGCGCATACTCAGAGGCTTCTTcttgaggaagaggaagacagTGTCGAGCAGCTCCATGTACTTGGTGAGGTAGGTCATCTAGGCTGGTCAGCTGATGTCAATCGCGCGCCAGTCGATGGAACGTACGTAGTAGAGGACAACGAGAGGCTGGGTCCAGCCGCCGTCGGCGTGGCAGATGGAGTGGAAGATGCCCTGGCGAACAACGGTGGGCAGGAGCTCCTCAATGTAGAGAGCGAGGAGACCGGCGCTGATGAGGGTGAGGATCAAGTTGTGGGCGAGGAAGAGACCCTTGAGCTTGTAGGGCTCGCGGTTGCGCATCCACTCGCGTCCTCCAAAGATGATGGTGTAGTAGATGATGACGAAGATGCCGGCCGACTTGATGGTCGACATGGGCGTGACGCCAGGCTGGAATCTGAACTCGCTCACGGGGTAGCCCACGATGGGAGTCCAGACCTTGTCGAGAAGAGGCCATAGGTGGATGCCAAAGGGGCGGTCGAGCGTGGGGAGAGGCAGTTGCTCGTAGAACGAGGAAGGTGCTTGTGTGGCCGCCATCTTGGTGGTTGGtggtgttttttttttcgtcGAGCTCGGTGGGAGAAGAAAGACGGGTGTTGTGGCGCGATTTTCTACTTGCGAAGATTTGCGACAAGGTGTTCGGTTACCGTGGGTCTTTCGATGGGGACTCGACACGGAAGACGCGGATTGATGGGATGGAGGAGGTAGAGTGTGTTCTACTCAGCAAtgcagcagcggcggcggcaaagCGGTTCGATGGACACGACCCAGAAAAGAGGCAGAAGTCTAAGGAGTGACGACTAATAATGGAgggaagaaaagaagaattGCAGAAAACGCGctctcgctctctctctACCCGCCGCAAGACACCCGATGAGAGTCTGGAGAATTGAGACGCGGGGAGGGGTCGGAAGGGAGGTGATCAGACAACGGGAAAAACGCCACGGGCACGAGTTGGTTtatgaggaggaggaaaaAAGGAGGACGGACGGGGAAGGACACGAGCAATGGagcaagcagcagcagcagcaacaggcgGCGATGCGAAAAGTTGTTGAGATGGTCAAAAGGGGAAAATTCCGATCCAGAAGGTCAAGGTACCCTGTACTTGTCGCGCAGCCTTTTTCGCGGCCTTCATTTGATCGTGCAGCATGTGATTCGCTGTCAGACCCTAGCGCAGCCAATCATGGGCCGTGCCTGGGCCTATGCTCATTTGGGTACCTGGTCGTCCAGCGACTCCAGCGTACCCACTCGACGTAGGTACCTGGGTTTCCAAGGCACTGATACTGCCTGTAGCGCGCAAACACGTGACCCAGCTATGTCACCGCCTGAGTAAGTACAGTGGACGTAGGGAACCTTGAGGTAGGCAAAGTACGGGGAACAAGATGCCGTCAAAGGCCGGACGTTGTTTATTATTCACCGTCCTGATTGACTGGCCAGATGCTCCGGTAGGCTTACGTCGTTCGGATACTGCGGTCTGTTCGACCCTTGGCAACACCACAAACCATCCTACAGACAACGAACATACCGTCAGCTGCCAGACGACGCGGGCCGTTGCAACCCAGTCTTGGAGACCTTGCAGGTTGGTTCCATGCGTTCCATGTTGGAGAGGTCTTACTCTTCGGGGACGGGAGTCTTGGGTTGCGCTGAACAAGGTCCAGTTAGCCGTCGGGCTAACCCACTGCCAACTCGACCTAGCCCCAAAACAACCGTCACGGCCGCATGTACCGAGTACCTCGACTGCTCGTGATGCACATTGCAATCTCGGAAGTTTAGGCTACGTTGCCAATTGCACAGCGCAGGCCGTACGGAGTAGACAGAGAGTCAGGTCTTTTCGTCTGTACTATCTGTAGGCTGCATCCCGTATCCATACAAGATTGCTTATGCAAGCAGAAAGAGGGTCAATAAAAGAATTGTGCCTCGGCTCCGGCACCCAATTGACCTTGTACTAATCAATTGTCTCCCACGATCATCGAATCTCGATGGGGGACGTGCTGGATGCCGTCACAATCTCCGGCTTCTTGGTCCGGCCACCTCCGGCCCCGTGTCTTCTCCCCCTTCCGTCCCAATCAGCCTTCC is a window encoding:
- a CDS encoding GNS1/SUR4 family protein; translation: MAATQAPSSFYEQLPLPTLDRPFGIHLWPLLDKVWTPIVGYPVSEFRFQPGVTPMSTIKSAGIFVIIYYTIIFGGREWMRNREPYKLKGLFLAHNLILTLISAGLLALYIEELLPTVVRQGIFHSICHADGGWTQPLVVLYYMTYLTKYMELLDTVFLFLKKKPLTFLHCYHHGATALLCYTQLIGSTAVSWVPITLNLGVHVVMYWYYFQSARGVRIWWKEWVTRFQIIQFIIDLGFVYFASYTYFTSTYFPWMPNAGECAGEEFAAFAGIGILSSYLVLFISFYLATYKKGGKSQTRKSLRRMSQAPLPDPHAVASAVAGHSNGSAKASGAKANGSSTPRSRKA